From Shewanella psychrophila, a single genomic window includes:
- a CDS encoding tRNA1(Val) (adenine(37)-N6)-methyltransferase yields the protein MPFTFKQFHIDDHNCGMPVSTDGVILGAWAPLTQANNILDIGAGSGLLSLMAAQRSEGVITAIELDETAASACENNFQASNWAERLTVEQCAIQDFAQQHLDTQEKFDHIICNPPYFKGGTQSQNQLRAKARHTDTLDFSCLIKAITRLLAVDGSASLILPSQSMPKFQDELAGSSLIITRVMDIADSAVKQPHRHVFTLGHRQNSQLEQSNRIDTSHFCIKEHDGSYTQEMIALITGFYLKY from the coding sequence ATGCCATTTACCTTCAAGCAATTTCATATAGATGACCATAACTGTGGCATGCCTGTTAGCACAGATGGCGTGATTCTCGGGGCCTGGGCACCTCTGACTCAAGCTAATAACATTCTCGATATAGGCGCGGGAAGCGGATTACTAAGCTTGATGGCCGCTCAACGAAGTGAAGGGGTGATCACCGCGATCGAACTAGATGAAACCGCAGCATCAGCTTGTGAGAACAATTTTCAGGCCTCTAACTGGGCTGAGAGGTTGACAGTAGAGCAGTGTGCGATTCAGGACTTTGCCCAACAGCATCTGGATACTCAAGAAAAATTTGATCATATCATCTGTAATCCTCCCTACTTCAAAGGCGGAACCCAATCTCAGAATCAACTTAGGGCAAAAGCCAGACATACCGATACTTTAGATTTTTCATGTTTGATAAAAGCGATAACTCGTCTCTTGGCAGTCGATGGCAGCGCTAGCCTCATCCTCCCAAGTCAAAGTATGCCTAAGTTTCAGGATGAACTTGCAGGCTCATCTCTCATCATAACCCGAGTCATGGATATTGCAGACTCGGCAGTCAAACAGCCTCACAGACACGTGTTTACTTTAGGTCATAGGCAAAATTCTCAACTTGAGCAGAGCAATCGAATCGACACTAGTCACTTCTGTATCAAGGAACATGATGGCAGTTACACCCAAGAGATGATCGCCCTCATCACAGGTTTTTATCTCAAGTACTAG
- a CDS encoding efflux RND transporter periplasmic adaptor subunit: MIKTILRRSSPLLILLVFGAAAAILISTKEAPEQKEDEVPVPIIDVIRVEQKTVSLNLPSYGVVTPKNKTQLVTEVQGRMLTIAPNFVAGGVVKRGEQLAVIEPSDYEADLMQAQASLAQAEAALEEEVARGEVAKNDWKGFDGGIPPELGLRLPQLKKEQANVKFQQAALARAQRNLERTIIRAPFDGIIKSRNVDLGQYVTLGTNLGELYDTRIAEIRLPLANNDLAYLESVDNPDTQVTLSASLAGKDVTWNGTIVRSEGVIDAENRMVYLVAEIQDPYLRKNRTEGQLPLKYGSFVTAVIKGRTVDGIVQLPRHLVRNGHVAVVSSDNVIEIREVNVVRTDIDSVYIKDSLADGERISLTKLNNMSTGQVVKILGEMKKIDIGVDAPDPQTKEQRLASAGEQ, translated from the coding sequence ATGATAAAAACAATCCTGAGAAGATCTTCTCCCCTATTGATTCTTTTAGTTTTCGGCGCCGCGGCAGCAATTCTCATCAGCACCAAGGAAGCACCAGAGCAGAAAGAAGATGAAGTACCTGTGCCCATCATAGATGTTATCCGTGTCGAACAAAAAACCGTATCTTTAAACTTACCCTCCTACGGTGTCGTCACTCCCAAGAACAAAACCCAGCTTGTGACAGAAGTTCAAGGACGCATGCTGACCATAGCCCCTAATTTTGTCGCCGGTGGTGTCGTTAAAAGAGGCGAACAACTTGCCGTTATCGAGCCTTCCGATTATGAAGCCGACCTGATGCAAGCTCAGGCCTCTCTAGCCCAAGCCGAAGCCGCACTGGAAGAAGAGGTCGCTCGAGGCGAAGTGGCTAAGAATGATTGGAAAGGATTCGATGGTGGCATTCCACCCGAGCTTGGTTTACGTCTTCCTCAACTGAAAAAAGAACAAGCCAACGTTAAATTCCAGCAGGCAGCACTGGCTCGCGCTCAGCGTAACCTTGAGAGAACCATCATTCGTGCACCTTTCGACGGCATCATCAAGTCAAGAAATGTCGATTTAGGTCAGTACGTTACCTTAGGCACCAACTTAGGGGAACTCTACGATACCCGAATCGCCGAGATCCGTTTACCTCTTGCAAATAATGACCTCGCCTATCTGGAGTCCGTCGATAACCCAGATACGCAAGTAACCCTAAGCGCATCTTTAGCCGGTAAAGATGTCACCTGGAATGGGACTATTGTGAGAAGCGAGGGTGTTATCGATGCCGAAAACCGCATGGTCTATCTGGTTGCCGAAATTCAAGATCCTTACCTGAGAAAAAACCGAACTGAGGGACAACTTCCCCTTAAATACGGCAGTTTCGTTACCGCCGTAATTAAAGGCCGTACCGTAGACGGTATTGTACAGTTGCCCCGCCACCTTGTGCGTAACGGTCATGTGGCCGTAGTATCCAGTGATAATGTTATTGAGATCCGTGAAGTCAATGTGGTCAGAACCGATATAGACAGTGTCTATATCAAGGACAGTCTGGCCGATGGAGAGCGTATCTCACTGACTAAACTCAATAATATGTCTACCGGACAGGTCGTTAAAATCCTAGGTGAGATGAAAAAAATTGATATAGGAGTTGATGCTCCGGATCCACAGACCAAGGAGCAGCGACTCGCTAGCGCGGGTGAGCAATAA
- the srmB gene encoding ATP-dependent RNA helicase SrmB — protein sequence MLFEDFLLDPILLESLKAMGHKKPTTIQQQTIPLAMEQKDILARAPTGTGKTASFLLPAIQHIIDFPRRFGGQARVLVLTPTRELASQIHRYASHLSTGLDLDISIITGGVPYGPQEEALKNNVDILVATPGRLMEYLDKGHFNAEEVEVLVIDEADRMLDMGFSAVVETIAIESVGRKQTMLFSATLEGSDVGRFSHQLLTDPVKVEAEAPRSEKAKIHQWIHVADNKEHKFAMLCSILKQEDVKRAIVFVKTREGVASLDGLLQREGIVCSFMRGDMEQKQRFQALGRFTKGEVNVLLATDVAARGIDVDDITHVINFDMPRSADTYVHRIGRTGRAGAKGTAISLVEAHDIRVVGKIERYTDQLLKRRFVKGLRPKNKEAKPPGKNKVKPGATKTYSKKNKKKKK from the coding sequence ATGCTATTTGAAGACTTCCTGCTTGATCCTATTTTACTAGAGTCATTAAAAGCCATGGGCCATAAAAAGCCTACCACGATACAGCAACAAACCATTCCATTGGCGATGGAGCAGAAAGACATTTTAGCTCGAGCACCCACAGGGACAGGCAAAACTGCCAGTTTCTTGTTGCCAGCGATCCAACATATCATAGACTTCCCTCGTCGCTTCGGCGGTCAGGCCCGTGTCCTCGTTTTGACACCGACTCGTGAACTTGCCAGCCAAATTCATCGCTATGCCTCGCATCTGTCCACAGGCCTAGATCTCGATATCAGCATCATCACTGGCGGCGTGCCTTACGGCCCACAAGAAGAAGCTCTGAAGAACAATGTCGATATCTTAGTCGCCACTCCAGGGCGTTTGATGGAATATCTAGATAAAGGCCACTTCAATGCCGAAGAGGTTGAAGTGCTAGTTATCGATGAAGCCGACAGAATGTTAGATATGGGTTTCTCCGCCGTAGTCGAAACCATAGCCATCGAATCCGTTGGTCGCAAACAGACCATGCTCTTCTCGGCCACATTAGAGGGCAGTGACGTGGGACGTTTCTCACACCAATTGCTAACCGATCCAGTAAAAGTAGAGGCAGAAGCACCTCGCAGCGAGAAAGCCAAAATCCATCAATGGATCCATGTTGCCGACAATAAAGAACATAAATTCGCAATGCTTTGCAGCATCCTCAAACAAGAAGATGTGAAACGAGCCATAGTATTTGTCAAAACCCGCGAAGGTGTAGCAAGCTTAGATGGTTTGCTACAGAGAGAAGGGATAGTCTGTAGCTTTATGCGTGGTGACATGGAGCAGAAACAGAGATTTCAGGCGTTGGGTCGCTTCACTAAAGGCGAGGTCAATGTCCTGTTAGCCACCGACGTTGCCGCCCGTGGTATTGACGTCGACGACATCACCCATGTGATCAACTTCGATATGCCAAGATCTGCTGATACCTATGTACACCGTATTGGACGTACCGGCCGTGCAGGCGCTAAGGGCACAGCGATCTCCCTGGTCGAGGCTCACGATATCCGCGTTGTCGGTAAGATCGAACGTTACACGGACCAGCTTCTTAAGCGTAGATTCGTCAAAGGTCTTCGCCCTAAGAACAAGGAAGCTAAGCCACCGGGGAAAAACAAGGTTAAGCCGGGTGCTACTAAGACATACAGTAAGAAAAATAAGAAGAAAAAGAAGTAA